GCGCGGTGTCCCATTCCCGGGCGTGGATCAGGTAATGGGCCGGAAAATCGCGGTAAATGGCTTCTGCGGCTACTGCGGTTTCCAGCACGTCTCTGATGGCGTTGGCCAACGTTTCTAGTTCAGGGGCTAGCAGAGAATTGGCGGGGCGCTCTGGGTGCAGTTTGGCCTGAAACAAAACTTCATCGGCGAGCCAGTTGCCAATGCCGGGGGCAATGCGTTGGTCCAGCAGCAGCGTTTTAATGGCGGCGCTCTTTTTGCCCAGCCCAGACGCCAAAGCGGCGGCGGTGATGGTGAGCGCGTCTGGACCCAGTTTTTTCTGTTTCCGGAAAACGTCCACACTTTGGGTCAATCCTAACCTGCCAAACTTGCGGGAATCTATGAACGCGAACTTGAAGCCGTTCTGGAAATGGAACACCGCGCGGGCAAATCTGGGAGTTTCAGATTCATCTTTGTAGAAGGCCACATCGCCGGTCATCCCGAAGTGCAGGTGCACCACGGGTCCGTTTTGGGTTTCCAGAAACAACTGCTTGCCCAGGCGCTGCGTGCTGGTGAACTGGTTGCCCACTAAAGCCTTCCGGAAATCATCTAAATCCAGTTGCAGTTGGCGTTTGGGGTCCTGTACTTCCACCTCAGAAATGGGCAAATGCAGGCACGTCTGGTCAATGAATCGGCGGTAGGTTTCAACTTCTGGCAGTTCCGGCATGGCGCTTCTGTTTTGGGGCTCATTTCCGGAAACGGGCCCGAAAACGACTTCCTTTCAAACAGACGAACCCGGCCATTTGTTACGTTCTCTCCAAGCCAGCCGGCTGTACCTTTGATTTTAACGCTGGCTTTGGGTGTTTTCACCTTCATTTGAGAAATAGAGCCCGAAAACGGAAATAGAACAACCAGATTCGCTAGATTTGGGTAACACTAGCCTGACCAATGGC
This region of Rufibacter sp. LB8 genomic DNA includes:
- the mutM gene encoding DNA-formamidopyrimidine glycosylase, encoding MPELPEVETYRRFIDQTCLHLPISEVEVQDPKRQLQLDLDDFRKALVGNQFTSTQRLGKQLFLETQNGPVVHLHFGMTGDVAFYKDESETPRFARAVFHFQNGFKFAFIDSRKFGRLGLTQSVDVFRKQKKLGPDALTITAAALASGLGKKSAAIKTLLLDQRIAPGIGNWLADEVLFQAKLHPERPANSLLAPELETLANAIRDVLETAVAAEAIYRDFPAHYLIHAREWDTAPAAATPDAHLHCPHCQHLIEKKYVGGRATYFCSHCQK